The Rubricoccus marinus nucleotide sequence TCCGCATGAACCTCGCAGCCGGCCCGCCGCTGGCGCCGCATCTTGCGGGATGCCGAGACCCGACGAGACCGTGACGCTTCCCTTTGAGCCCCTGCTGCGCCGCATCGGCGAGGCCGCCGACGCGCTCGGCGTGGAGGCCTACGCCGTCGGCGGGGCCGTGCGCGACGCGCTGCTCGGGCGCGAGACGACCGACATCGACATCGTGGCCGTGGATCCGGCGGGCGCGCCGCGCGTGGGCATCCGGCTGGCCGAGGCCGTCGCAAAGGCCTCTGGCGCCAAGCCGCCCAACGTCTACCCCGCCTTCGGGACCGCCGCCGTCACGCTGTACGACGCCGTGGACGACGCCGCGGGCGAAGCCGAGCGCCAGAGGCTCGTCGTCGAGTTCGTGGGCGCGCGCAAGGAGAGTTACCGCCGCGAGAGCCGCAAGCCCATCGTCGAAGACGGCACGCTCGCCGACGACTTGGCGCGACGGGACTTCACGGTCAACGCCCTCGCCGTCCGGCTCAACAACGAGGACGTGGGGAGCGGTCAGTCGCCAGCGGCAGACCTCACCTCTGGCGCGGGAGGCGACGCTCCGCATCCCGCATCCCTTGTCCCTCCCCCCCCCCCGAACGCCTTCGGCCAGATCGTGGACCTCTACGGCGGCCTGGACGACCTCAGTGCCGGCCTCTTGCGCACGCCGCTGGACCCGCAGGTGACGTTCGAGGACGACCCGCTGCGGATGCTCCGCGCGGCGCGGTTCGCGGCGCAGCTGGGGTTCCGCGTCGCGCCAGAGGCCCTGGAGGCCATGCGCGAGGCGGCCGGCCGCATCGAGATCGTGAGCCAGGAGCGGATCACGGACGAACTGGGCAAAACACTCGCGGCGCCGCTGCCGTCGCTGGGCTTCGTCATTCTGCACGAGACCGGGCTTTTGGAGCGCGTGCTGCCCGAGATCTCGGCGCTCGCCGGGACTGAGGCCGTGGGCGGCCACACGCACAAGGACAACCTCTACCACACGCTCGAAGTCGTGGACAACCTCGCGCTGCTCCAGGCCGAGGAAGGCCTCACGGGCCTGCGCGCGGGGGGCTTCGCGCTCTGGCTCCGCTGGGCCGCCCTCTTCCACGACGTCGCCAAGCCCGACACCAAGCGGTTCACGCACCGAACCGGCTGGACCTTCCACGGCCACGAGGACCTGGGCGCGCGCAAGCACGTGCCGGCGTCCTTCCGCCGCCTGAAGCTCCCGCTCGGCGAGCCTCTGGCGTACGTCCGCAAGATGGTCGCGCTCCACCACCGCCCCATCGCGCTTGTCGATGAGAACGTGACGGACTCCG carries:
- a CDS encoding CCA tRNA nucleotidyltransferase, which translates into the protein MPRPDETVTLPFEPLLRRIGEAADALGVEAYAVGGAVRDALLGRETTDIDIVAVDPAGAPRVGIRLAEAVAKASGAKPPNVYPAFGTAAVTLYDAVDDAAGEAERQRLVVEFVGARKESYRRESRKPIVEDGTLADDLARRDFTVNALAVRLNNEDVGSGQSPAADLTSGAGGDAPHPASLVPPPPPNAFGQIVDLYGGLDDLSAGLLRTPLDPQVTFEDDPLRMLRAARFAAQLGFRVAPEALEAMREAAGRIEIVSQERITDELGKTLAAPLPSLGFVILHETGLLERVLPEISALAGTEAVGGHTHKDNLYHTLEVVDNLALLQAEEGLTGLRAGGFALWLRWAALFHDVAKPDTKRFTHRTGWTFHGHEDLGARKHVPASFRRLKLPLGEPLAYVRKMVALHHRPIALVDENVTDSAVRRLLFDAGEDVDDLMLLVRADVTSKNEKRRRRYLRGFDRVEAKMIEVEEKDKMRAWEPPVSGEEIMERLELPEGVAVGILKERLREAVLDGEVPNEHDAAWAWVERQRPDAVRRGDLFMQMVRLVSGPEKRALGAIKEAVFWDDLPLAEADALAHLQRIKDKALEA